A region of the Deltaproteobacteria bacterium genome:
ACCTTGGTGGGATCGATCACCCCTGCGGCGGTCAGATCCTCATATTCCTCGGTCTCCGCATTGAAGCCAAAGGCTCCCTGCTCGCCCTTGAGCCGCTCCACTACCACAGAACCCTCATAACCAGCATTGTTGGCAATCTGCCGCACCGGCTCCTCCAGGGACCGCTT
Encoded here:
- the groEL gene encoding chaperonin GroEL (60 kDa chaperone family; promotes refolding of misfolded polypeptides especially under stressful conditions; forms two stacked rings of heptamers to form a barrel-shaped 14mer; ends can be capped by GroES; misfolded proteins enter the barrel where they are refolded when GroES binds; many bacteria have multiple copies of the groEL gene which are active under different environmental conditions; the B.japonicum protein in this cluster is expressed constitutively; in Rhodobacter, Corynebacterium and Rhizobium this protein is essential for growth), encoding KRSLEEPVRQIANNAGYEGSVVVERLKGEQGAFGFNAETEEYEDLTAAGVIDPTKVVRFALQNAASVASLLLTTEAMVAEKPKEKEPAPAAPGGGGMGDMY